Proteins co-encoded in one Cataglyphis hispanica isolate Lineage 1 chromosome 4, ULB_Chis1_1.0, whole genome shotgun sequence genomic window:
- the LOC126849368 gene encoding uncharacterized protein LOC126849368 isoform X1, which translates to MLVTKHRARLMMEEHVNTSVNGLRSTRRKLFADENDSDGEEQNFYNRIIEESRQRSEEDMKKWNFDFKHEIPLSGRFKWVKPDEYEKEISDPTNLIDEEQKRNEHEKRIEETEKNSRRNDEPINENPTKRAKLEES; encoded by the exons AGCCCGACTGATGATGGAGGAACATGTCAATACATCGGTAAATGGTTTACGGAGCACGCGTAGAAAACTTTTTGCAGATGAAAATGACAGCGACGGCGAGGAACAGAACTTTTACAATCGTATTATAGAAGAGAGTCGACAAAGATCAGAAGAG GACATGAAAAAATGGAACTTTGATTTTAAGCATGAGATACCATTATCTGGTCGTTTCAAGTGGGTAAAACCAGACGAATACGAAAAGGAAATTTCTGATCCCACAAATTTAATTGACGAAGAACAGAAAAGGAACGAGCACGAAAAACGGATAGaagaaacagagaaaaattCGAGAAGAAATGACGAACCGATAAATGAAAATCCCACGAAAAGAGCTAAGTTAGaagaatcataa
- the LOC126849368 gene encoding uncharacterized protein LOC126849368 isoform X2, protein MMEEHVNTSVNGLRSTRRKLFADENDSDGEEQNFYNRIIEESRQRSEEDMKKWNFDFKHEIPLSGRFKWVKPDEYEKEISDPTNLIDEEQKRNEHEKRIEETEKNSRRNDEPINENPTKRAKLEES, encoded by the exons ATGATGGAGGAACATGTCAATACATCGGTAAATGGTTTACGGAGCACGCGTAGAAAACTTTTTGCAGATGAAAATGACAGCGACGGCGAGGAACAGAACTTTTACAATCGTATTATAGAAGAGAGTCGACAAAGATCAGAAGAG GACATGAAAAAATGGAACTTTGATTTTAAGCATGAGATACCATTATCTGGTCGTTTCAAGTGGGTAAAACCAGACGAATACGAAAAGGAAATTTCTGATCCCACAAATTTAATTGACGAAGAACAGAAAAGGAACGAGCACGAAAAACGGATAGaagaaacagagaaaaattCGAGAAGAAATGACGAACCGATAAATGAAAATCCCACGAAAAGAGCTAAGTTAGaagaatcataa